The Bdellovibrio bacteriovorus DNA segment CGAATCCATCGTGAAGCATCAGCGTGAGTTCTTTGAAAAAGGATCTGAGTATCTAAAACCGATGGTTCTGCGTGATATCGCCAACGACATTGGCATGCACGAATCGACAGTGAGTCGCGTGACAACCGCGAAGTACGTGCACACACCGCAAGGCATTTACGAGCTTAAATACTTCTTTAACTCCGGGATCAGTTCTTCAGACGGTGATGCTTTGGCGTCAGAGTCGGTGAAGATTAAGATCAAAGATCTTGTGGCTAAAGAAGATCCTAAGAATCCGCTCTCGGATCAGAAGATTGTGGATCTTCTGAAGGTGGAGGGGATTCAGATTGCTCGTCGTACGGTTGCTAAATACCGCGATATGCTTAAGATTCTTCCTTCTTCTCAGCGTAAGAAGTACTTCTAGTCTTAGTTCCCGGAGTGCTCGTTTGCTTGAAGGGTGGGCTTGGTAAAACCCCATGCTTCGAGCGGCACGCATCCGTGCTCAGTCAGCGCCGCCCGTTGGGCGGTTCGGGCATCCTGCCCCGCTGAAGGCCGCTCTTCGATGGGGTTTTACCAAGCCCACCCTTCAAGCAAACTTTGTGTCTCGGTATCTACTTCGGTTCTTCTTTTCTGGAATATGAAATTCATCTTTGGTGCTTTATTAAGTCTATCTTTTTCGTGGGCTGGATCTGTTTTGGATTTGTGTTGGCTAAACTTTACTCGACAGGGTTCTGTATCTAAGATATGGCTTCGTGGTCGTTTTTCTTTTTCTGCTAGGAGATTTGCAGTGGATTTGAAGAATTTGATTCGGGATGTGCCTAATTTTCCTAAAGAGGGGATTCTTTTTCGGGATATGTCGCCGCTTTTGCAAAATCCGGAGGCGATGGATTTTGTTTCTCGGAATTTGGTGAAGGATGTGGATCTTTCGCAGATTGATTATTTTGCGGGGATTGAGTCTCGTGGGTTTATTTTGGCGGCGCATATGGCGGCGACTCATAAGAAAGGATTTCTTCCGATTCGTAAGGCGGGGAAGTTGCCTCCTCCGACTTTGAAACTTTCCTATGCCCTGGAGTATGGTTCGGCAGAGATTGAGCTTCCCTTGGGGAATTCGCGCATTATGATTATTGACGATGTTTTGGCGACCGGTGGGACTTTGCAGGCGGCTATTGATCTTAGCAAGCTTGCTGGTTATGACGTGAAAGCGGTGGCGGTTCTGGTGAACCTGACATTCTTGAATAAGATGAAATTTAATAACAAAGAGGTACATTCCCTTGTTCAATATTAAAGATGTGGCTTTGGTGATGGCTCTTCCTGGAGAGTCCCAAGGTTTTTTTGAGAAAGAAAATTTTCAGATTTACTATACGGGCATTGGTAAAGTGAACGCAGCGGCAACGGCTATGGATGTGATCCACAAAACCAAATGCAAAGTGATGATCAATCTTGGTACAGCCGGCAGCTCTAAATTTAAAACTCATGATTTAGTGGAAGTTTCGGCTTTCGTGCAAAGAGATATGGATATTTCTCCTCTGGGATTCAAAGTGGGTGAGACACCTTTTGATCCGCTTCCGGCGGGGATTGAATTGATTCCTTATTTTAATGAACTCTCTAAAGGAGTTTGTGGAACTGGTGATAGTTTTGAAACAGGTACTCCGAAAGTGGCTTGCGATTTAGTTGATATGGAAGGCTATGCACTGGCAAAAGTGTGTCGCAAAATGGGAGTTCAACTAATTTCGCTTAAGTACATTACAGACGGCGCCGATCATAATGCCCATAACGATTGGCAAGAAAATCTCGTTCACGGCGCGAGAAAACTTTTAGAGTACTACAAAAAAATGGTGACGCTTTAGTCATCGAACCATGGCTGAGGCTCTGTTGATCAGGGCTTCAGCCTTTCCAAAAAAATCTCTGCTGAAAATTTTAAAAAAATGAAGTCAGTGTCTCGAGATGAGACATGAATTTACTCATCTTTGGTCCTGGATTTCCGATAAGTTCTTCATGGAAAAGCAGCGTTCTTCATTCGTGCAGTGGGGAGTTTTATCCGTCACGGCCGTCATCGGATTAGGTTTAGGATTTGCGAAAAATCCCTTTAAAAATCGTACGCCTTCACAAAACCCTCAGGAAGTGGCGCAGTTTTATTCAAAAGCGCACCAGTATTTTGAGGCGGGAAATTTCGAAGGGGCTTTAGAAGTTTCAGAAAAAATCAAACATCCTGTTCCTCCACGATATGCGGATATCGAACAGTTGCAGCGCAAGGCGCGAGCGCAGCTCAATGAATACCAAAAGAAATTGAAGGAAGGAAAATTAAATCCCACCCACGTGGATCGTCTTCCCGCGGCGCTGCGAGATTCTTATTTCGATGCCCGCATCGAGGCGGGGCAGGGTCGTTGTCGTGCGGCTTACGATAATATGGCCCCAGTGAGTAAATATTTAAAAAATAGAGAAGACCTCGAAATTTTTAAGCGCTGTCAATTAACCCAAAATAAATCCAAGTGAGTCTCAAAATAAGGCTCATCTTTAGTCGGGTCTGGCCGATAAAGAGTTAAGGGCTGAATCAGCAGCCAATAAGGAGAAGAAAACAATGAAACTCAACTACACATTTAAGCACCTAGATCACTCCGACGCTCTTGTGACCTATACAGAGGAACGCATGGAGGAAATCGGGCGCTTTTTGCTTAGAGAAGGCTACGGCAATGTCTATTTCTCTAAAACAAAAAATGAATTCTGTGTTGAAGTTTCCATAAATACCCGGGAAAAATACTTTAAAGCCAGCGCCTTCGGCTCTGATGTTTATGGTGCCGTCGACGGTGTTGCGGAAAAACTTGAAAAACAATTCCTGAAAACAAGCAAGCAGTACAAAAATCATAAAAAGCCGGAGCTTTCAAAAGAGGGTCGTTTGGATCAAGCGATTCGCTTCAAAAAAGCAGCTTGATCTTTCTTGGTTAATAAACGAGATTTTATGGAACAACGACAGGGTGGTTTTAAACCGCCCTGTTTTTTTATCCGGCACGTTTTTGGAATAATATGAACACACCTGATTCTCATCACTATTGGGAGAGTATTCTTTTTTCTGCGACCACGGTCACGGACGATAAAATGACTCTCCTTTATAAATACCGCCTCTTACTTTTGATCACCCTGATCACGGGCTTGTTGATGTGGACGTATTCGTTCATTTCGATTTTCTTCGTTCAAGGTAAAACTTTGGGTATGATCGGCGTGACGTGTTCCACGATCCATTTACTTTCTCCGGTGGTATATAGACTGACCAAATCGATGACGGTCGCGGCCTACAACATGGTGATCGCCGGCATGATCTTCCAATTTTCCTTTTCGTTTTATACCGGCGGATTTTATTCTCCGACTCTTATTTGGTTTGCGATTCTTCCGCTGATCGTGGGTCTTCTGACCAATAAAATTCATGCGGCCGTTTGGACCCTGATCTGCGCGGCGGCCTACGTAACCATGTTTTTCCTTGAAGAGGCGGGCTGGGTGCCAGAGTCTTCTCTTTCAGAGCTAGGGCGTACGTTAGCTCAGTTCATGATTGGTTTGGGTCTCATTGGTTTGGTCGGCGGTTTCACCTTATTCTTCTTAGAGCTGAGCTATTTTTATTACCACAAACCCAAGGGTTCTTGACCCCTTTTGAGTCGTTTGGTAGGTTGGCCGTTCGCTAAATGCGAAGGGCATTTAGGATGGTTTGAGGTTATACTTTTCAAGGCCTCAAGCCGAGCTCATTAACACCTTTCTCTAATGAGGAAACGAAAGCAGTGAAAAACTACCTTTTTACGAGCGAATCCGTATCTGAGGGGCATCCCGACAAAATGGCAGACCAAATTTCCGATGGCATCTTGGATGCGATCTTGGCTCAAGATCCCAAGGGCCGTGTTGCCTGCGAAACTTTGCTAACAACGGGTTTGGTTGTTGTTGGTGGCGAAATCACAACATCAGCGAAAGTGAACTTCTCTGAAGTCGCTCGTGACGTTGTAAAACGCATTGGTTATGACCATTCTGACAAAGGTTTCGACTATAAAACTTGCGGCGTGATGATCGCCGTGGGTCAGCAATCTCCCGATATCGCTGTCGGCGTGAAAGAGACTTTGTCTGACGATCAAGGTGCGGGCGACCAAGGCTTGATGTTCGGTTATGCCGTGAATGAAACTCCGGAATTGATGCCTCTTTCTATCGCAATGTCTCACAAACTTGTGAAAGACCTTGCGCAACTTCGTAAAGACGGTCGTGTGGACTGGTTGCGCCCGGATGCAAAATCCCAAGTGACTGTGCAATACGAAAACGGCATTGCAAAACGCATTGATGCTGTTGTTATTTCCACTCAACACTCTGACAGCGTTTCTAACGCCACAATCAAAGAATTTATCACTGAAGAGTTGATCAAAAAATCCATCCCAGGAAACTGGATTGATGCGAAAACAAAATTCTTCATCAATCCAACCGGCCGTTTCGTAACGGGTGGCCCTATGGGTGATGCGGGTCTAACAGGTCGTAAGATCATCGTTGATACTTACGGCGGCCATGGTGCCCACGGTGGTGGAGCGTTCTCTGGTAAAGATCCTTCGAAGGTAGACCGTTCTGCGGCTTACGCATCACGTCATATTGCTAAAAACATCGTGGGTGCGGGCTTGGCTGACAGATGTTTGGTTCAAGTGGCGTACGCAATCGGCGTGGCAGAACCTGTGAGCATTACTGTGAACGATTACGGAACAAGCAAAGTTGGACCGGAAGTGCTTGAAAAAGCCGTTCGTCAGGTTTTCGATCTTCGCCCGGCAAGAATTACGAAAGAATTGGATCTATTACGTCCAATCTACAGTAAAACAGCAGCTTACGGCCATTTTGGTCGTAATGAAGAAGGTTTCACTTGGGAAAAACTCAACAAAGTGGACCAATTGAAAGACGCTGTTAGCACGCTAAAGTAAGCCCTAGCGAAATCCCGGCAAAATAAAGCGGGAAGCGGAAAAAAAGCTTAATCATTGCGCCGAGTTGTCTCTAGCAACTCGGCGCTTCTTTTATATAATGGGCGCACGAAAAAAAGAGGCTCAATGGATCCTAAGTTTATACGAAATTTCTCTATCATTGCTCATATCGACCACGGTAAATCAACGTTGGCGGATGGACTTCTTACTGCCACCGGGGCGCTTTCTGATCGAGAAAAAAAGGATCAGTTTCTAGACAACATGGAGCTAGAACGTGAACGTGGTATCACGATCAAAGCACAAACTGTCTGCCTTGATTTTAAATCTAAAGATGGCAACACCTATCAAATCAACTTAATCGATACACCGGGGCACGTGGACTTCTCTTACGAAGTGTCGCGTTCTTTAGCGGCGTGTGAAGGTGCCATTCTTGTTGTCGATGCGGCTCAAGGGGTGGAAGCACAAACTTTAGCCAACGTATACTTAGCTCTAGAAAATAATCTAGAGATCATTCCTGTTCTTAATAAAATCGATCTTCCTTCTGCAGATCCAGAGGGTGTGGCAAAACAAATCGAAGACACTGTGGGCTTGGACTGCACGGGTATCATCCACGCTTCCGCGAAAGAAAAAATCGGTATCACCGATATTCTTGAAGCTATCGTTGAAAAAGTTCCGCCACCGAAAGCAGATCGCTCGCTCACTCCGCGCGCTTTGATTTTTGACTCTTGGTTTGATGCTTACCAGGGCGTGGTCGTTCTGGTTCGTGTTATGGATGGAGCGATCAAAAAGGGCGACAAGATCAAGTTCATGGCCACAGACCGTGATTACGAAGTTTTGCGCATGGGTAAATACAAACCATTCCCTGCAATGCAAGATACTTTAGAAGCGGGCGAAGTGGGTTTCATTATCTGCGGTATCAAAGATATCCGTGACGTTCAAGTGGGTGACACTGTGACGTCGGCAAAGCATCCAGCGACAGAGCCTTTAGCGGGCTTCCAAAGAATCAAACCGATGGTTTTTGCCGGTATCTTCCCGGTGGTTGCTTCAGAATACGAAAACTTGAAGGATGCCTTAGATAAACTTTGCCTGAATGACTCCTCATTGACGTTTGAAATCGAAAAATCGGCGGCGTTGGGCTTTGGCTATCGTTGTGGTTTCTTGGGTCTTCTTCATATGGAGATCGTGCAAGAGCGTTTGGAGCGTGAGTTCAATCTTGATCTCATCACGACAGCGCCAACGGTTGTTTACCGAATTACCAAAACAGACGGCACAGAGTTGATGTTGGAAAATCCTTCGGGAATGCCAGCGGAAACTCAAATCGTAAAATTCGAAGAGCCGTACGTAAAAGTAACCTTGCATACTCCGACAGACTACATCGGCGGTATCCTGAAGCTTTGCGAAGATAAACGTGGTATCCAATTGAAAATGGAATACGTCACCGATAAAAAAGTCATCATCGAGTA contains these protein-coding regions:
- a CDS encoding adenine phosphoribosyltransferase — encoded protein: MDLKNLIRDVPNFPKEGILFRDMSPLLQNPEAMDFVSRNLVKDVDLSQIDYFAGIESRGFILAAHMAATHKKGFLPIRKAGKLPPPTLKLSYALEYGSAEIELPLGNSRIMIIDDVLATGGTLQAAIDLSKLAGYDVKAVAVLVNLTFLNKMKFNNKEVHSLVQY
- a CDS encoding 5'-methylthioadenosine/S-adenosylhomocysteine nucleosidase family protein, giving the protein MALPGESQGFFEKENFQIYYTGIGKVNAAATAMDVIHKTKCKVMINLGTAGSSKFKTHDLVEVSAFVQRDMDISPLGFKVGETPFDPLPAGIELIPYFNELSKGVCGTGDSFETGTPKVACDLVDMEGYALAKVCRKMGVQLISLKYITDGADHNAHNDWQENLVHGARKLLEYYKKMVTL
- the hpf gene encoding ribosome hibernation-promoting factor, HPF/YfiA family codes for the protein MKLNYTFKHLDHSDALVTYTEERMEEIGRFLLREGYGNVYFSKTKNEFCVEVSINTREKYFKASAFGSDVYGAVDGVAEKLEKQFLKTSKQYKNHKKPELSKEGRLDQAIRFKKAA
- the lepA gene encoding translation elongation factor 4 — its product is MDPKFIRNFSIIAHIDHGKSTLADGLLTATGALSDREKKDQFLDNMELERERGITIKAQTVCLDFKSKDGNTYQINLIDTPGHVDFSYEVSRSLAACEGAILVVDAAQGVEAQTLANVYLALENNLEIIPVLNKIDLPSADPEGVAKQIEDTVGLDCTGIIHASAKEKIGITDILEAIVEKVPPPKADRSLTPRALIFDSWFDAYQGVVVLVRVMDGAIKKGDKIKFMATDRDYEVLRMGKYKPFPAMQDTLEAGEVGFIICGIKDIRDVQVGDTVTSAKHPATEPLAGFQRIKPMVFAGIFPVVASEYENLKDALDKLCLNDSSLTFEIEKSAALGFGYRCGFLGLLHMEIVQERLEREFNLDLITTAPTVVYRITKTDGTELMLENPSGMPAETQIVKFEEPYVKVTLHTPTDYIGGILKLCEDKRGIQLKMEYVTDKKVIIEYKLPMNEMVMDFYDRLKSISKGYASLEYEFIGFEESDLVKLDILINGEAIDALSLIVHRSKAQNRGRLLAEKMKELIPRQQYQVAIQAAIGAKIIARETLGAIRKDVTAKCYGGDISRKRKLLEKQKEGKKRMKAIGHVEVPQEAFLAILKVED
- the metK gene encoding methionine adenosyltransferase; protein product: MKNYLFTSESVSEGHPDKMADQISDGILDAILAQDPKGRVACETLLTTGLVVVGGEITTSAKVNFSEVARDVVKRIGYDHSDKGFDYKTCGVMIAVGQQSPDIAVGVKETLSDDQGAGDQGLMFGYAVNETPELMPLSIAMSHKLVKDLAQLRKDGRVDWLRPDAKSQVTVQYENGIAKRIDAVVISTQHSDSVSNATIKEFITEELIKKSIPGNWIDAKTKFFINPTGRFVTGGPMGDAGLTGRKIIVDTYGGHGAHGGGAFSGKDPSKVDRSAAYASRHIAKNIVGAGLADRCLVQVAYAIGVAEPVSITVNDYGTSKVGPEVLEKAVRQVFDLRPARITKELDLLRPIYSKTAAYGHFGRNEEGFTWEKLNKVDQLKDAVSTLK